The Aspergillus flavus chromosome 6, complete sequence nucleotide sequence ACAGCCGGATAGTCATAATCGCTAAGGGTAGACAACACCTCACTAGGACTGGGGCAGGGGCGCCGTAAACAGCATATCCGCGTGTTCTGTGGTATGTTGAAAGTTTCATAGATCATCGGTGCCATCACTGATAGAAAAGAGCTTGATTCATTGGACTTGCTTTCTGTGGACAACACTAGTAATGGCAGCGAGCTCTTATCTTCGCTCGCATCTTCCGAAGCGTCTATATTGGGTTCGGCTAAGTCCGCTAACTCCCGCGTTACCTTTGAAGGACCACCATCCTGGCTGAAGCGCAAGATAGTCATGGGGTCGTTTGGATCCTTGACGACTGGAAAACTGAGCCTGCTGTTCTGTCCGCTGCCTTTGGGATAACCCCTTGATTGTGTAAGAGGCTGTGACTGCGAAGGCGAACCCTTAGATGGTTCATGCCTAGGATCCATATCCTCGAATTTGACATTGGAAGATCGATCACCTTCATGTTGAACCCATTCTTCATTATGATGTTCCGAATTTTGGACGCGACTTTTCGGGGCGTACTTCGGCCGCTTGTTAAAGTGGACATGATCAATTACTTCACTTTCTGAACGCTTGAGGGTTCTCTCTGCCCTCCGTATGTCCTCTCTGATCTTCGCCTGGCTATTGATATGTTCCAGCTGACCTTGTGCATAAGAGTTAGTACGATGTCTGCTTGAAGAGCCTTCTGTCCGGTCGAAGAATGGCTTATAATCGGTGGAAGTGTGAGCCAGGGGCGCATTCGGCTCTCGGTGTTCGTCAAAGGGTAGCTCAGAAAATACATCTGCCAGAGGGTCGTCAAAaacatctctttcctcttcatcgttACCTTCCGAGAAAAGATCGGCAATGTTATCGTCATCTGAACAGTATGAGTCGTTATCGGACGCTACAGGTAAGGCCGCATTTTCATCAGTATAGGCACCTTCATTCGCAGATTCACCTATTTCGAGATCCTGAGGTGCTTGTAAACCCGGGAAGTTATTGTTGTCGGGATAAAGATCCTCAACACTCTCTAATACAGTCTTGACATCTTTCCCGAGGGGGTCCTGTACGAGAAAATCATCGACATTAACGTCGCCACCACCATATTGACGCCTTTCCTCAGCGACTGCACGGAGCGTCAACTGACGATATTCCTCCTCATGGATCCACTCTCCTTTATACTGTTCCCTTGTAGCAGCTGATAGCGAAACTAGCTCCTCGGGGTCAAACGGGCTACTGTCAGGATCAGCTAGTCCCAGACGTTTCTTTCGCCTGTGTGTCTCATCCTTCCACAGTCCTTCCATGCTCGGAACAAGTTTTTCATTCTGGTCGACTGGCTTCAGAAACTCCGTAAAATCATGATGTATAGGTCTCTCGCGGACTTCAAGACGATTCAAGATATCTTGCACGCAAATATCCACTTCTAGGGGACAGTGACTTTGCTTCGGGAGTTCTGACGCATCCGAGATACTATCTGGTTGTATAGATCGATCATGCCAGCGATGCGATAGATTAGTCAATTCGAGATACTCTGGTACTGGAGATCGAAACTTGACTTTGCTACACTTCATATACGCACAGCCGTACAAACTATAATCACACATCCATTGCGGGATATATTGTAAGTGGCTTTCGTAAGGCTGCAAAGAACGCTTCAGTATAGCTCCTTGAAGCAATAGGTCCGCTACTCTTGTCGTATAGATAGGGCTGAGAAGATagaccttgaagaagaaacgaTAGCCGACATGATAGCCATAGAAGGGGACGCCCTTTACTAGGGTAATATGAGCAACAAAGGCGGCCTTCTTATCATATGCATTGCGACGATAGCTTAAAGCCAATGCGTGGTCAATTGAGATGTGCAGATCCCTAATAGCACGGCGGACTATATACCAGTTTAGCCTGTATTGTTATCAGGCTAAGATACGCTAGATAGACAAACCTTCTTCTGGGCTTAAATCACCGTCGTATGGGACATAAAGGTACGGAAACGCGCCGTGAACATGGACGCATACTCTTTGGCCTGTTTCCGTAGCGCCGAATATCCTAATTACAGGCACTTTGGGTCTATCATATTTCTCGGTTGATGGATCCCTGTAAGGAAACGGAGGATCAAATTCGGATGGGGCGGCTTGGTAATGATCCACGCAATTAAGGCGCACTTGAAAAGGCTCCATCGGTTGCGTGTTTGACAGCGCAAGCTGTCAGCGACATGACCAGCGTGTATACAGTGAACTCATGTCACCCGTGCTGGCACTCTACTGGCGTCGCCATCCGGAATGTCAAGTTAATTGAAGTCGACTGGAACCATGACGTGTAGCAGCCACTCAAAGTTACGCGCCTCCCAAGCGCGGACAAAACACCAGGTCACGTGCACTTTATCAAGCCTATCGGGCGATCTTCCAAACTCAAGCAACGGTCTTACTCTTGCGCGGCAAAGTGCAGGCCGTCGAACAGGTTCTCGCTCGTTTCACGGCTTCGATCGCAATACAGATAATTCGATAGTGCTCTGATCTATTACACCTTTCGAGGTACACTATCACCATGTCGTCGCGAAAGCCCGCTGATGTGGCGTCAAAGGAGCGCAATGAATATATTCCATCTTTCATCTCAAAAAAGCCGTTCTATATAGATGACGATTCCACAAACGATTACCTAGAGCATCAACGTCTACAGAAACAGACCACAGAGCAGTCGAAATGGTATGAGCGCGGAAAGCGTGCCGGTCCAGCTGCGACAAAGTATCGGAAAGGCGCGTGTGAGAACTGTGGCGCGATGACTCACAAAACAAAGGAATGCCTTAGTCGGCCTCGGAAGCAGGGTGCGAAGTGGACTGGCAAAGATATTCAGGCCGACGAGGTGGTGCAGAACATTGATATGGGTTGGGATGCCAAAAGAGATCGATGGAACGGATACGATGCCAGCGAATATCGCCAAGTGGTAGAAGAGTACGAAGAGCTAGAAAAGCTCAAACGAGTAACCGGACAAAAAAAGATTAcagatggtgaagatgaggaaggaggtgcggaagaagaggcaCGGTATGCGGAAGAATCTGATATGGGAAGACAGCAAAGCACGGCTACTCGCAATCTACGTATTCGAGAAGACACTGCGAAATATTTGCTAAACCTCGATCTTGACTCGGCCAAGTATGATCCCAAGACACGACGGATGGTGGATATGGGCgctcaagaagatcaagctGCAGCACTTGTTGCTGAGGAAAATTTCGTTCGCGCTTCTGGCGATGCGGCCGAGTTTGAGAAAGCTCAAAAATATGCTTGGGAAGCTCAGGAAAGCGGACAGAAGATTCATTTGCAAGCAAATCCGACGTCTGGAGAAATCTTACGGAAGAAAGAACAGGCAGATACTGAAGCTAAACGTCAGGCCCAGCGTAAAGCGCTTCTGGAGAAATATGGCGGTGAGGAGCATCTGACTCCGACACCGCTACGAGATACAATGGTCGTTGAAAACGAAAGATTCGTTGAGTATGACGAGACCGGGGCGATTAAGGGCGCACCGAAGAAAGCCGCCAAATCAAAGTACCCGGAGGATATACTCACCAACAACCACACTTCCGTATGGGGCAGCTGGTGGCACAACTTTGAATGGGGATATGCTTGCTGTTACTCCACGGTGAAGAACAGTTACTGCACcggtgaagatggaaagagGGCATTCGAAGAGGCAGATAAGATGTTGATGCTAGAAGCCGACGTTGGAGCAGATGAGCAACCTGAAGCTGAAACCGAAGATGCAGCAGGACATTTGAACCAAGAGCAGGACATTGACGATAGGAGAGCAGATGATTCCGGCACCAAGTCAAAAAAGAGGACGTTGATGGAGGTGCAATCTGGTATTACcgaggaggagttggagTCGTATAAAAAAACCCGTCTCGCCGCAGATGATCCTATGGCTAAGTTCATAGGGAACGACATCCTTGAACAGTAAACTATACGATTCCCTCCCAGCCTTCTTCAATTCTACTTAGTCATTTACAGCAGTTCAATATGGGGCGCCGGGCGCTTTTGATGAAATACCCTGTAAACAGTGTATAATATAATCCGTTACCTTATGTGGCTATTTTCAAGATCGTCGAggagaatagaaaaataaataagaaagaagaaaacatttGTGAATACAAAACGAGGTTCAAGTTTGCTGTCCTGTTCTCTAAAAGTCCATCCAGATTCTAGCTATACTCGAGGTATGCCGGAAAGGATACCTTAAATCGACACTAATACCATATCAGTATTAGTCTAAATATTTGGGTGGAGACGATGGTACATCATGTGATATATGGTTCCCTTTGGAGGATGCGGAATCACGGGACCAGGGCACAAGCCCTGGTGACACACACTCGCTAAGCGGCAGGCGCCCCAGATCTCAGCGCGCAACTTCCGATACGCCTAGCGACGACGACAACGACAACCAGCCCTTCAGCGGAATCGCCAGGTAGGTCACTAGCCCCCATATGATTTCAGAGCGCAGGATTTTGTGACGGACAATTTTTGCTGACATTTCTCGTGTTCTGCAGTTCCATAATTCAAGATGAGTACGTACAATCTCGATATCCCATCCGAACAGCAGCATCTGCTTCGACGCCGACAAGACTTTGCAGACTGACACCGATTACAGCGAAGGGTACCTCCAGCTTTGGCAAGCGCCACAACAAGACTCACACTCTCTGCAGGCGTTGTGGTCAGTATTTCATCAATCCGAATTGTTGCCCGACAAAATTTGCCGATCTCTATAGGGGATACAGCTAGGAAGGTCGGGAGGAATATTGGTGTTCAGATAGGCTAACCGGTTGCGATCTACGTTTGGGATATTCAGGCCGCCGCTCTTTCCACGTCCAGAAGTCGACATGTGCCAACTGCGGTTACCCCTCCGCTAAGGTTCGCAAGTGTACGGTTCCCCGAATTATACCTTAAGTCCTGTCCCTTTGCATAGCCGACCATGGATCTACTGGGAGATGTGCTGTGATAGTGAGGAGTGTGAGGCTTACGAATTTTCTTGGAACAGACAACTGGAGCGAGAAGGCCAAGCGCCGCAAGACCACCGGTACCGGCCGCATGAGGCACCTCAAGGAGGTTCACCGTCGCTTCAAGAACGGCTTCCAGACCGGCACCCCCAAGGGCGCTCGTGGCCCCGAGAGCCAGTAAATCAATCCCGACGTCGCGTTTTCGTTCTCGGAGGCTGGAGAGGGCTGGTATGATAAGGCCTGGCATTTGAAGTAGCCGAGTTTCAATGCAAGGCGAAAAAAGACGCTTTCCCCTGGAGTTGGTGTTGGGatggtctttccttttgccgTCATAGCATGTTTATCCTAGAATAACGACGACAAATGAAAGACGGAAAATTTCTTGGGGTCTTCGAAAGGGAGTATCAAAAGGGAAAGCATGCATGAATTTCCTTGTTTATGGCTGGCGAATATCCCATGTCCGGGCAGATACAATATTGAGATAAACTCCAATGTGATCTGTCTACCCGCGTTCACGCACTTCACGCAGCGTAAGAGCTTTTCTCTTGCTCTATAGACCGGTTTCAGCCGGATCACTTAAGTTAGGTCATGAGATTGCGGCAATGTCATATTGCAGAGCCCTTTGTATCTCCATGCGCCTCAACGCCAGTATTGGATATATGGACACATTCTATCATATCTATTCCCCTCTGCCAAACACGCTGACGCCTCCATCCCTCTGCACGAAGTATAAtacttctctctcctcccagCTGCCCTCTGCGCCTGCCTCATTTTGTCCCCACGCACCTCCTTTGCTGACCCTTAGCACACCGCTTACATCCCTAGCGGCACCGGTCTCCAGATTACGGAGTTGCATGACCATCTGGGCCCTGTGGGCCGACCCTATAGCGAACGCTGCATGCTCAGTTTCCAACGGTGTTGCCGGTTGGGGAGCCGAGGCAGATGCATTATGTATCAACGGTGAATCGGAGGAGAGTGTCAAGATCGTTGCATGGGTATTCTGCCGGTTTGGTTAGCAGGAGTATTCATATATCGTGACGGGGGCTCCTCCAGTGACCAGCACGCACCTGTTGTAATCCCATGACCCAGTCTCCCATCTCCGTAGCCCCAATACCTTTACTCGGACCCGTAGCCGCAAGTAGCAAATCTGGTTGATCGAGGATC carries:
- a CDS encoding putative mRNA splicing protein (pre-mRNA-splicing factor slu7), with amino-acid sequence MSSRKPADVASKERNEYIPSFISKKPFYIDDDSTNDYLEHQRLQKQTTEQSKWYERGKRAGPAATKYRKGACENCGAMTHKTKECLSRPRKQGAKWTGKDIQADEVVQNIDMGWDAKRDRWNGYDASEYRQVVEEYEELEKLKRVTGQKKITDGEDEEGGAEEEARYAEESDMGRQQSTATRNLRIREDTAKYLLNLDLDSAKYDPKTRRMVDMGAQEDQAAALVAEENFVRASGDAAEFEKAQKYAWEAQESGQKIHLQANPTSGEILRKKEQADTEAKRQAQRKALLEKYGGEEHLTPTPLRDTMVVENERFVEYDETGAIKGAPKKAAKSKYPEDILTNNHTSVWGSWWHNFEWGYACCYSTVKNSYCTGEDGKRAFEEADKMLMLEADVGADEQPEAETEDAAGHLNQEQDIDDRRADDSGTKSKKRTLMEVQSGITEEELESYKKTRLAADDPMAKFIGNDILEQ
- a CDS encoding 60S ribosomal protein eL37 — its product is MTKGTSSFGKRHNKTHTLCRRCGRRSFHVQKSTCANCGYPSAKVRKYNWSEKAKRRKTTGTGRMRHLKEVHRRFKNGFQTGTPKGARGPESQ